In Acidovorax sp. GBBC 1281, a single window of DNA contains:
- a CDS encoding cupin domain-containing protein, with product MTTPAAPIDLLALSRSAPQAWRSQVCGVAAGAQVKVLRMDAQAYPDEIHDFDEALLVLQGQMNLEIGGARHMVQAGEVFIVPAGTPHTVAPGSHGTLVILDR from the coding sequence ATGACGACGCCGGCCGCTCCCATCGATCTGCTGGCGCTGTCGCGCTCGGCCCCGCAGGCCTGGCGGTCGCAGGTGTGCGGCGTGGCCGCGGGCGCGCAGGTGAAGGTGCTGCGCATGGATGCGCAGGCCTACCCCGACGAGATCCACGATTTCGACGAGGCCCTGCTGGTGCTGCAAGGGCAGATGAACCTGGAGATCGGCGGGGCCCGCCACATGGTGCAGGCCGGCGAGGTCTTCATCGTTCCCGCGGGCACGCCGCACACCGTGGCGCCCGGCAGCCACGGCACCCTGGTCATCCTCGACCGCTGA
- a CDS encoding ParB/RepB/Spo0J family partition protein — MVTKKPKGLGRGLEALLGPKVAEKGDAAPPPPEGTPTTLALADMVPGTYQPRTRMDEGALYELAESIKAQGIMQPILVRRLAQGDHAGRYEIIAGERRFRAARLAGLAEVPVLVRDVPDESAAAMALIENIQREDLNPLEEAQGLSRLVKEFGLTHEQAAQAVGRSRSAASNLLRLLNLADPVQTMLMAGDIDMGHARALLSLDRAAQITAGNQIAAKKLSVREAEALVKKIGAEFSLVPQKPKKEAKSRDLKRVEEELSDLLMAEVEVRVKKRVKRGSRTEEMGELAIQFGSIEALNGLIERLRG, encoded by the coding sequence ATGGTCACCAAGAAACCCAAGGGCCTAGGCCGCGGCCTAGAAGCGTTGCTGGGCCCCAAGGTCGCGGAAAAGGGCGATGCCGCCCCGCCGCCGCCCGAAGGCACCCCCACCACGCTGGCCCTGGCCGACATGGTGCCCGGCACGTACCAGCCCCGCACGCGCATGGACGAGGGAGCGCTGTACGAGCTGGCCGAGTCGATCAAGGCGCAAGGCATCATGCAGCCGATCCTGGTGCGCCGGCTGGCGCAGGGCGACCACGCGGGCCGCTACGAGATCATCGCCGGCGAGCGGCGCTTTCGGGCCGCGCGGCTGGCGGGCCTGGCCGAGGTGCCGGTGCTGGTGCGCGACGTGCCCGACGAGTCCGCCGCCGCCATGGCGCTCATCGAGAACATCCAGCGCGAGGACCTGAACCCGCTGGAGGAGGCGCAGGGCCTGTCGCGGCTGGTCAAGGAGTTCGGCCTCACGCACGAGCAGGCCGCGCAGGCCGTGGGCCGCTCGCGCAGCGCCGCCAGCAACCTGCTGCGCCTGCTGAACCTGGCCGACCCGGTGCAGACGATGCTGATGGCCGGCGACATCGACATGGGCCATGCGCGCGCCCTGCTGTCGCTGGACCGCGCGGCGCAGATCACGGCGGGCAACCAGATCGCGGCCAAGAAGCTGTCGGTGCGCGAGGCCGAGGCCCTGGTCAAGAAGATCGGCGCCGAGTTCAGCCTGGTGCCGCAAAAGCCCAAGAAGGAAGCCAAGTCGCGCGACCTCAAGCGGGTGGAGGAGGAGCTGTCCGACCTGCTCATGGCCGAGGTCGAGGTGCGCGTGAAGAAGCGCGTCAAGCGCGGCAGCCGCACCGAGGAGATGGGCGAGCTGGCGATCCAGTTCGGCTCGATCGAGGCGCTCAACGGACTGATCGAGCGCCTGCGGGGGTGA